A single genomic interval of Bradyrhizobium sp. sBnM-33 harbors:
- a CDS encoding non-ribosomal peptide synthetase produces MYRDNLVERLRCHAALRPDGIALRFLEGDSVAEELTFAGLDARIRSVAARLQQLGGAGERAIILLPSGLDYAVAFYACLYSGVIAVPAYPPEGGAERYAGRLNGILRDATPRFVLTETTLLGAVKAALPELPNVEIIAVDAIPAEFAAEWRETRPEADAVAFLQYTSGSTSQPKGVCVSHANLTANEKAIEAVARGALDDVFVSWLPLYHDMGLIGGLLNPLFTGFTAVLMSPRNFLERPRRWLEAIDRHGGTMSGGPDFAFALCADRISDETIDRLDLSRWKFAFSGSEFVRETTLRRFGERFERAGFNRCALTACYGLAEATLLVTAGELTTETVSHTLDTAALAAGRVATADQGTDLVACGRTVADHVTRIMRIDGSAAAPADEVGEIWVAGPSVARRYWNNPEATQKAFVERDGARWLRTGDLGFIQDGTLIVTGRLKDLLIVRGQNVYPTDVEQAVEAEVESVRSGRVAAFAVEIDGRESIGVAAEFSRTVLKRSDPEVLAHAIGEAVLRQVQEYPAVIVLLNPQAMPLTTSGKLQRSACAAGWANNTLDSFMVFERGRRRDGALLTAPATDTDRALAPIWCEALGVQAVHREDDFFVLGGNSITAGQIAAAVRERFGVELELRSFFDAPKLAAFADHIEALLRDGVKRALPPIQRAALADRATLSHAQERLWFLWNLDPGGTAYTVASTIRLKGKLDHTALSQAIAEIVQRHEVLRTTFVATDGRARQIIHNALSVDIRHEDLRGRSKEHAAEVRRSELGKPFDLVNGPLLRAVLLQVADDAHELLLLAHHIVVDGWSLDVMLEELAGLYRNGIGHDAGRPPVPMMQYADFAVWQRNWLAGGERDRQLAYWRAKLGDAHPVLALQHDRPRLATQSHAGDTIGLAIDGALAARLREIAAKYRVSVFMLLLGAYQALLYRYTGQSDLRIGVPVAGRRHAQLERLIGCFVNTLVLRAEIADEATFPNLLRQVKDAVIEALSHQDLPFEMLVDGLRPERNGGHNPLFQAKFNYMTAPRGFDGVEGLTAEVDIMDLAGSHFDLALDVVDGVGSMKATFNYATDLFDSPTIARLAAQFGSMLRQIAEDAERRISDFVIDDANRQAVPSETAVFGFTDVVGLHRASTADRQAAVAIRCGSETLTFTELERKSNRVAHMLAGKGVTREVPVALWIERSPAFVIALLGVLKAGGAYVPLDPKWPLERISRILKDGGIEIVLAAGDKLAEARALDCAVLDAEAEAAREETSSVPPDNVIHPAQTAYVIYTSGSTGTPKGVAVSHGALANYVQALLQRLQPQHLASMAMVSTVAADLGHTVLFGALASGATLHLLPPEVVFDADAFAKAMRDGEVGILKIVPSHLRGLLKASRSADLLPSDALILGGEASDPALLNEIRQLRPQCRILNHYGPTETTIGAVTHECGPAGETGAIPIGLPIANLRAHVLDDALNEVPIGVSGELYIGGAGVARGYLGEAGLTAERFVPDPFGPAGERLYRTGDRVRCDRAGRLIFVGRGDDQIKLRGYRIELGEVGRAIKALQGIDDAVVIARAFGDSAERQELVAYCVPAMGVTPKPDAIKQQLAAVVPEYMLPSHTIILQRLPLTPNGKVDRKALPDPAADVVATNYSVPLGETEEQIAAVWREVLGRERIGRNDNFFELGGDSILSLQIIARLRKRGIRLTPKQVFGQQTVAGLAAVAAVATAPAARKERSAAKASTNAATGMRHLLPILTRFFGEDIGNRNHWNQSVLLVPQARMDWETLRRALMAIVDHHDALRLQFKQVDGAWQAEQGAPSELLWIRTDVEDATEVTAIASAAQESLSLSSGPLLRAVAMDLADSSQRLLIVIHHLVVDGVSWRVLLEDLASAYDQLKQGAVVTLPPKSESYASWGERLHSYGTTRELADELPFWLGCAAGPSLPCDDDHGGIDRVGDGEEVSLVFDTEVTSRLLQEASSAYRTQVNDLMLASLARAVSRWSQRDGVTVELEGHGREDIFPGADISRTVGWFTTAFPVRLPGGSGDDASLIKTVKERLRAIPNRGLGYGVLRYLGSEDQRSALARLAEPQVVFNYLGRFDGNVGASSLFGFAPENAAASRSATAPLRGWLNITGLVREGRLHLSFGYGRKRYRRETVERLAKLYEAALRELVAHCCGGAFGLTPSDVALSGLDQADLDRLATTFDLRSIEDIYPLSPMQQGMLFHAVRDGDNDAYVNQVGLELFGFDADRLRAAWQAVSDRHAALRTGFVWQPLSGAAQQVVHRHVRVPFVEEDWRSRTAALERNGGRAELDAALADASRRERENGFDVSQSPLQRVRLIRLDDKRHWLIWTHHHIFVDGWSSARLVAEVLQHVSGGTLPAVQGSYRDYIAWLQGRDHAGAEKFWRDALAGLEAPILLANAPVTNNASGEGHASIALSANPELTERMKAFAKRERVTLNTLVQAAWAQLLRRHSGQAAVCFGVTVSGRPADLPGSEEMVGLFINTLPIVDAPSPQVRVSEWLRQLQEQNLALREHGWTPLYEIQRLAGQAGRALFDSILVFENYPIDEALRRTGESGPRLGWVQHVTPTNYALAVAVFAGSERLDLEFNYDRARFDEGAVRRLRDILHGLLERIAANAERPIGDLGLSAGDEARRILEWSGAGRLATGASYVGVVAHIEAQAARAPSALAIVWGDQRLSYGELNARANQLAGRLRHFDAGPDRLIGIALARSPEMMVALLAVLKAGGAYLPLDPNYPAERLAYMLRDSAATLVLTQSALLEPLAPVLRETGVEAWCIDEPQRPVGDDAANLNFEIHPDSLAYVIYTSGSTGIPKGVAVTHGPLAMHCEAIGRLYRMTSRDREFQSASISFDIAHERWLVPLMTGGSLVLPSRPGLLIDDLVDEIARNSVSTIFLPPAYADQLSAALRQSGRRLAIRACIVGGEAWSDSGIKALRQAADIDLLVNAYGPTETVIAPTAWLVDDAALTPGQPAPIGRPVGIRSAYILDADLNVAPVGVTGELFIGGVGLARGYLNRGALTAERFVPDPFDGCGARLYRTGDLVRWRADGVIEYVGRADQQVKIRGFRIELGEIEARLLEQRGVRAAAVVAHESRTGRQLIAYASGEPTLDGRALRDALSATLPDYMVPSTIMVLEQLPLTPNGKIDRRALPSPHEDAQARRFYEAPEDEIEIALAKIWAELLGVSQVGRNDHFFELGGHSLLAVRVLSRVSQEIGVSIPVSDLFIHPDLASFARVVSIRLIEQAFHADELQDLIAAGQ; encoded by the coding sequence ATGTACAGAGACAACCTCGTCGAACGACTAAGGTGCCATGCCGCGTTACGCCCGGACGGGATCGCGTTGCGCTTCCTGGAGGGAGACAGCGTCGCCGAAGAGTTGACGTTTGCCGGTCTCGACGCCCGGATTCGATCCGTCGCAGCCCGGCTGCAGCAGTTGGGCGGCGCGGGCGAGCGCGCGATTATCCTTCTGCCCAGCGGCCTCGACTATGCCGTGGCATTCTATGCCTGCCTGTATTCGGGCGTGATCGCCGTCCCGGCCTATCCGCCGGAAGGAGGCGCCGAGCGCTATGCAGGGCGTCTCAACGGCATTCTGCGTGACGCGACGCCTCGCTTCGTACTGACCGAAACCACGCTGCTTGGTGCGGTGAAAGCGGCACTTCCCGAGCTGCCAAACGTAGAGATCATCGCAGTAGATGCGATACCGGCGGAGTTTGCAGCGGAGTGGCGTGAGACGAGGCCGGAGGCAGATGCGGTTGCCTTCTTGCAGTACACATCGGGATCGACCTCGCAGCCGAAAGGCGTCTGCGTCTCGCACGCTAACCTGACGGCCAATGAGAAGGCCATCGAGGCGGTGGCCCGAGGGGCGCTCGACGACGTCTTCGTGAGTTGGCTGCCGCTTTATCACGACATGGGACTGATCGGCGGGTTGTTGAATCCGCTGTTTACCGGCTTTACCGCCGTCCTGATGTCGCCACGGAATTTTCTCGAGCGGCCGCGACGCTGGCTTGAGGCCATCGATCGTCACGGCGGCACGATGAGTGGTGGACCTGATTTCGCCTTCGCGCTGTGTGCCGACCGCATTTCCGACGAAACGATCGACCGGCTCGACCTCAGCCGCTGGAAGTTCGCATTCTCCGGCTCGGAGTTTGTGCGCGAGACCACGCTGCGCAGGTTCGGGGAGCGGTTCGAGCGGGCGGGGTTCAATCGATGCGCGTTGACCGCCTGTTACGGTCTGGCCGAGGCGACGCTGCTGGTGACGGCCGGTGAGCTCACCACCGAGACGGTCAGCCATACGCTCGATACGGCAGCGCTTGCGGCAGGGCGCGTCGCAACCGCCGACCAAGGCACTGATCTGGTGGCGTGCGGCCGGACGGTCGCCGATCACGTCACGCGCATCATGCGCATTGATGGATCGGCTGCAGCACCGGCTGACGAAGTCGGCGAGATCTGGGTCGCCGGCCCCAGTGTCGCGCGACGATACTGGAATAATCCTGAGGCCACGCAAAAAGCCTTCGTCGAGCGTGACGGCGCGCGCTGGCTGCGTACCGGAGATCTCGGTTTCATTCAGGATGGTACGCTGATCGTGACGGGCCGGCTCAAGGACCTGCTGATCGTTCGCGGGCAGAACGTATATCCGACTGACGTCGAGCAGGCGGTCGAGGCCGAGGTCGAATCCGTCCGCAGCGGACGGGTTGCCGCGTTTGCGGTCGAGATCGATGGACGGGAAAGCATCGGCGTCGCGGCAGAGTTCAGCCGCACCGTTCTCAAGCGCAGCGATCCCGAAGTTCTCGCCCACGCGATCGGCGAGGCCGTGCTTCGGCAGGTGCAGGAATATCCGGCCGTGATCGTCCTGCTGAATCCGCAAGCGATGCCGCTGACGACGAGCGGAAAACTGCAGCGCTCCGCCTGCGCCGCCGGCTGGGCCAACAACACGCTCGACAGCTTTATGGTCTTTGAGCGAGGACGACGCCGCGACGGCGCGCTACTGACGGCGCCCGCGACCGACACCGATCGCGCGCTGGCACCGATCTGGTGCGAGGCGCTTGGCGTCCAGGCGGTGCATCGCGAGGATGATTTCTTCGTGCTGGGCGGAAACTCGATCACGGCCGGACAGATCGCCGCCGCTGTCCGTGAACGCTTCGGCGTCGAGTTGGAACTGCGCAGCTTTTTCGACGCGCCGAAGCTTGCAGCATTCGCGGATCATATCGAGGCCCTGCTGCGCGACGGCGTGAAGAGGGCACTTCCTCCGATCCAGCGGGCCGCGCTGGCCGACCGCGCCACCTTGTCCCATGCTCAGGAGCGGCTGTGGTTTCTCTGGAATCTGGACCCCGGCGGCACCGCCTATACGGTCGCGAGCACGATCCGGCTCAAGGGCAAGCTCGACCATACGGCCTTGTCGCAGGCGATTGCGGAAATCGTTCAGCGTCATGAGGTGCTGCGCACAACGTTCGTCGCAACAGATGGTCGGGCAAGGCAGATTATTCACAATGCCCTAAGCGTCGATATCAGGCACGAGGATCTCCGGGGGCGTTCCAAGGAGCATGCGGCGGAGGTCAGACGGTCCGAACTCGGCAAGCCGTTCGACCTTGTCAATGGGCCGCTATTGCGGGCGGTGCTGCTTCAGGTCGCAGATGATGCGCACGAACTGCTGCTGCTTGCCCACCACATCGTTGTCGATGGATGGTCGCTCGATGTGATGCTCGAAGAGCTGGCGGGACTCTACCGCAACGGCATCGGGCACGACGCAGGCCGGCCGCCGGTGCCGATGATGCAGTATGCGGACTTCGCCGTCTGGCAGCGAAACTGGCTCGCAGGTGGCGAGAGAGATCGGCAACTCGCCTATTGGCGCGCAAAGCTGGGTGATGCGCACCCGGTGCTGGCGCTGCAACATGACCGGCCGCGTCTGGCAACGCAAAGTCATGCCGGCGATACGATCGGCCTTGCCATCGACGGCGCGCTGGCCGCTCGATTGCGGGAGATCGCCGCAAAATATCGCGTGAGCGTTTTCATGTTGCTGCTCGGGGCATATCAGGCGCTGTTGTATCGCTATACGGGGCAGAGCGATTTGCGCATCGGCGTGCCGGTAGCGGGACGCCGTCACGCGCAGCTCGAGCGGCTGATTGGCTGCTTCGTCAACACGCTGGTGCTGCGTGCCGAGATTGCCGATGAAGCGACTTTCCCGAACCTGCTCCGGCAGGTCAAGGACGCGGTGATCGAGGCGCTGTCGCATCAGGATCTGCCGTTCGAAATGCTAGTCGACGGGCTGCGCCCTGAACGAAACGGTGGGCACAATCCGCTGTTCCAGGCCAAGTTCAATTACATGACAGCGCCGCGCGGGTTCGACGGCGTCGAAGGGCTCACCGCCGAGGTCGACATCATGGACCTCGCGGGATCGCATTTCGATCTTGCGCTTGATGTCGTCGATGGCGTTGGCAGCATGAAGGCGACATTCAACTACGCCACCGACCTGTTCGATTCCCCGACGATTGCGCGGCTGGCGGCGCAGTTCGGTTCGATGCTGCGCCAGATCGCCGAAGATGCGGAGCGGCGGATTTCGGACTTCGTCATCGACGATGCGAACCGGCAGGCGGTGCCGAGCGAGACAGCCGTATTCGGATTCACCGATGTCGTTGGTCTTCATCGCGCGTCAACGGCCGATCGCCAGGCCGCCGTCGCCATCCGATGCGGCAGCGAGACGCTGACGTTCACCGAGCTGGAGCGGAAATCGAACCGAGTAGCTCACATGCTTGCAGGCAAGGGGGTGACGCGCGAGGTGCCGGTTGCGCTCTGGATCGAGCGCTCGCCGGCATTTGTCATCGCGCTGCTTGGTGTGCTGAAGGCGGGCGGCGCCTATGTGCCGCTTGATCCGAAGTGGCCGCTGGAGCGCATCAGCCGCATCCTGAAGGATGGCGGCATCGAAATCGTGCTGGCGGCGGGCGATAAGCTGGCCGAAGCGCGTGCACTCGATTGCGCTGTGCTCGATGCGGAAGCCGAAGCTGCGCGCGAGGAAACATCAAGCGTGCCGCCCGACAATGTGATCCATCCGGCGCAGACCGCTTACGTCATCTATACCTCCGGATCGACCGGAACGCCGAAGGGTGTCGCCGTTTCGCACGGCGCGTTGGCCAACTATGTGCAGGCCCTGCTGCAGCGCCTGCAGCCGCAGCATTTGGCGAGCATGGCGATGGTCTCGACCGTGGCGGCGGATCTCGGCCACACCGTCCTGTTTGGCGCGCTCGCCTCCGGCGCGACGCTGCATCTGCTGCCGCCCGAAGTGGTGTTCGATGCGGATGCGTTCGCGAAAGCCATGCGGGACGGCGAAGTCGGTATTCTCAAGATCGTGCCCAGCCATCTGCGCGGGCTGCTCAAGGCGTCACGCTCGGCCGATCTCCTGCCCAGCGATGCGCTGATCCTCGGTGGCGAGGCCAGCGATCCCGCGCTGTTGAACGAGATCCGGCAGTTGCGGCCGCAATGCCGAATTCTGAATCACTACGGACCGACGGAAACGACAATCGGCGCAGTCACGCATGAATGTGGGCCAGCAGGCGAGACAGGCGCGATTCCCATTGGCCTGCCGATCGCCAATCTGCGTGCCCATGTTCTGGATGATGCGCTCAACGAGGTTCCGATCGGCGTATCCGGCGAACTCTACATTGGAGGCGCCGGCGTCGCGCGGGGCTATCTTGGCGAGGCCGGCTTGACCGCCGAGCGCTTCGTGCCGGACCCGTTTGGGCCGGCCGGAGAGCGGTTGTACCGGACCGGCGATCGCGTTCGCTGCGATCGAGCCGGCCGGCTGATATTCGTCGGCCGTGGCGATGATCAGATCAAGCTACGCGGCTATCGCATCGAGCTAGGCGAGGTCGGGCGCGCGATCAAGGCGCTGCAGGGGATCGATGACGCGGTGGTTATCGCGCGCGCCTTCGGCGACAGCGCCGAACGCCAGGAGCTCGTTGCGTACTGCGTGCCCGCGATGGGCGTCACGCCGAAGCCGGATGCAATCAAGCAGCAATTGGCGGCGGTGGTGCCGGAATACATGTTGCCGTCGCATACTATTATTCTGCAGCGCCTGCCGCTGACGCCAAACGGCAAGGTCGACCGCAAGGCGCTACCGGATCCGGCTGCAGATGTCGTTGCCACGAACTATTCCGTGCCGCTTGGAGAAACCGAGGAACAGATTGCGGCGGTGTGGCGCGAGGTGCTCGGTCGCGAACGCATCGGCCGCAATGACAATTTCTTCGAGCTTGGCGGCGATTCCATTCTCAGCCTGCAGATTATTGCACGCCTGCGCAAGCGCGGCATTCGCCTGACGCCGAAGCAGGTCTTCGGCCAACAGACCGTGGCCGGATTAGCAGCCGTCGCCGCCGTCGCGACGGCACCTGCGGCAAGGAAGGAGCGTTCGGCCGCAAAGGCATCGACCAATGCGGCCACCGGCATGCGTCATTTGCTGCCAATTCTGACCCGCTTTTTCGGCGAAGACATCGGCAACCGGAACCATTGGAACCAGTCAGTGCTGCTGGTGCCGCAAGCGCGGATGGACTGGGAGACACTGCGGCGTGCGCTCATGGCAATCGTCGATCACCACGATGCGTTGCGCCTGCAGTTCAAGCAAGTTGACGGCGCCTGGCAGGCAGAGCAGGGCGCTCCGTCGGAATTGCTGTGGATTCGTACCGATGTCGAAGATGCGACAGAGGTCACCGCGATTGCATCGGCCGCGCAGGAAAGCCTGTCGCTGTCCTCGGGCCCCTTGCTGCGTGCGGTTGCGATGGATCTTGCGGACAGCAGCCAGCGGCTGCTGATCGTGATCCACCATTTGGTTGTCGACGGCGTATCCTGGCGTGTCCTGCTCGAAGACCTGGCTTCAGCTTACGACCAATTGAAGCAAGGCGCCGTCGTGACGCTGCCGCCGAAGAGCGAGTCCTATGCGTCCTGGGGCGAGCGGTTGCATTCCTACGGGACGACCAGGGAGCTTGCTGACGAACTGCCGTTCTGGCTCGGTTGTGCGGCGGGTCCAAGCCTGCCATGCGACGATGATCATGGCGGCATCGATCGCGTCGGTGACGGCGAAGAGGTGTCACTGGTGTTCGATACCGAAGTGACGTCGAGGCTGCTGCAGGAGGCGTCCTCCGCCTATCGGACGCAGGTCAACGATCTGATGCTGGCGAGTCTGGCGCGTGCCGTGTCGCGCTGGAGCCAGCGCGACGGTGTCACGGTCGAGCTCGAGGGCCATGGCCGCGAGGACATCTTTCCCGGAGCGGATATTTCCCGCACGGTCGGGTGGTTCACGACGGCCTTCCCGGTGCGACTCCCCGGCGGGTCGGGCGACGACGCCTCCCTGATCAAGACCGTCAAGGAAAGGCTTCGCGCGATTCCGAACCGCGGGCTTGGCTACGGCGTGTTGCGCTATCTCGGTTCCGAGGACCAGCGCAGCGCGCTGGCGCGACTGGCGGAGCCGCAGGTCGTCTTCAACTATCTCGGCCGCTTCGACGGCAACGTGGGGGCTTCCTCGCTCTTCGGATTCGCGCCCGAGAACGCAGCTGCGTCGCGCAGCGCCACCGCTCCGTTGCGGGGATGGCTGAACATCACCGGGTTGGTGCGCGAGGGACGTTTGCATTTGTCCTTCGGATATGGACGCAAGCGCTACCGGCGAGAGACGGTCGAGCGGCTGGCGAAGCTTTACGAAGCGGCGCTGCGCGAACTGGTGGCGCATTGCTGCGGCGGCGCGTTTGGTCTCACGCCTTCGGACGTCGCTTTGTCCGGGCTCGATCAGGCCGATCTCGATCGGTTGGCGACGACTTTTGATCTCCGCAGCATCGAGGACATCTATCCGCTGTCGCCGATGCAGCAGGGCATGCTGTTCCACGCGGTTCGGGATGGCGACAATGATGCTTATGTGAATCAGGTCGGGCTTGAGCTATTCGGCTTCGATGCCGACAGGCTTCGAGCCGCGTGGCAAGCGGTGAGCGACCGGCACGCCGCCTTGCGGACCGGCTTTGTCTGGCAGCCCTTGTCAGGCGCGGCCCAGCAGGTCGTGCACCGTCATGTGAGGGTACCGTTCGTCGAAGAGGATTGGCGCAGCCGGACGGCAGCGCTGGAACGCAACGGCGGACGAGCTGAATTGGATGCCGCGCTGGCGGACGCGTCGCGGCGCGAGCGCGAGAACGGCTTCGACGTCTCTCAGTCGCCGTTGCAGCGGGTGCGGTTGATCCGGCTCGACGACAAGCGTCACTGGCTGATCTGGACCCATCATCACATCTTTGTCGACGGCTGGAGCTCGGCGCGGCTGGTGGCGGAGGTGCTGCAGCATGTGAGCGGCGGCACACTGCCAGCTGTACAGGGCAGCTATCGCGACTACATTGCCTGGCTGCAGGGCCGCGATCACGCAGGCGCCGAAAAATTCTGGCGCGACGCTTTGGCAGGGCTCGAAGCGCCGATCCTGCTGGCGAATGCGCCGGTTACGAATAATGCATCGGGGGAGGGACACGCCAGCATTGCGCTTTCCGCGAATCCGGAGCTGACCGAACGCATGAAGGCATTTGCGAAGCGCGAGCGGGTGACGCTCAATACGCTCGTTCAGGCCGCGTGGGCGCAGTTGTTGCGGCGGCATTCGGGGCAGGCCGCCGTCTGTTTCGGGGTGACCGTGTCGGGCCGTCCGGCAGACCTGCCGGGCTCCGAGGAGATGGTGGGCCTCTTCATCAATACGCTGCCGATTGTCGACGCGCCGAGCCCGCAAGTGCGAGTCAGTGAGTGGCTGCGTCAGTTGCAGGAGCAGAACCTGGCCTTGCGCGAGCATGGCTGGACGCCGCTCTACGAAATCCAGCGCCTTGCCGGCCAGGCCGGGCGGGCGCTGTTCGACAGCATTCTGGTGTTCGAAAACTATCCGATCGATGAGGCGCTGCGGCGGACGGGGGAGAGCGGCCCGCGCCTGGGATGGGTGCAACATGTGACGCCGACAAATTATGCGCTGGCGGTTGCCGTATTCGCCGGAAGCGAACGGCTCGATCTCGAGTTCAACTACGACCGCGCCCGCTTTGACGAGGGTGCCGTCCGGCGCCTTCGTGACATCCTGCACGGATTGCTGGAGCGGATCGCCGCCAATGCGGAGCGACCGATCGGCGATCTCGGATTATCCGCCGGTGACGAGGCTCGGCGGATCCTGGAATGGAGCGGCGCCGGTCGCTTGGCGACAGGCGCTTCATATGTCGGCGTCGTCGCGCATATCGAGGCGCAAGCCGCGCGGGCGCCTTCTGCCCTTGCGATTGTGTGGGGCGACCAGCGCCTGAGCTATGGCGAGTTGAATGCCCGGGCCAACCAGCTTGCGGGGCGGCTCCGTCACTTCGACGCCGGTCCGGATCGCCTGATCGGCATCGCCTTGGCGCGCAGCCCTGAAATGATGGTCGCGCTGCTGGCTGTTCTGAAAGCAGGCGGCGCCTATCTTCCGCTCGATCCGAATTACCCGGCCGAGCGGCTCGCCTACATGCTGCGCGACAGCGCGGCGACACTGGTATTGACGCAAAGCGCGCTGCTCGAACCTCTCGCGCCGGTGCTGCGCGAGACCGGCGTCGAGGCCTGGTGCATCGATGAGCCGCAGCGGCCCGTCGGCGACGATGCAGCCAATCTGAATTTCGAGATCCATCCGGATAGCCTGGCGTATGTGATCTACACGTCGGGTTCGACCGGGATCCCGAAGGGCGTGGCTGTAACGCACGGGCCGCTGGCCATGCATTGCGAGGCGATCGGTCGGCTGTACCGCATGACGTCGCGCGACCGGGAATTCCAGTCGGCATCGATCAGTTTCGACATTGCCCACGAGCGCTGGCTGGTGCCGCTGATGACGGGCGGCTCGCTCGTGCTGCCGTCCAGGCCAGGCCTGCTGATCGACGACCTCGTCGATGAGATTGCGAGAAACTCGGTCTCGACGATCTTTCTGCCGCCAGCGTATGCGGATCAATTGAGTGCAGCGTTGCGGCAGAGTGGGCGCCGGCTTGCGATCAGGGCGTGCATTGTCGGCGGCGAGGCCTGGTCGGATAGCGGAATCAAGGCGCTCCGCCAGGCCGCCGACATAGACCTTCTGGTCAACGCCTACGGCCCGACCGAAACGGTGATCGCGCCGACAGCGTGGCTCGTCGACGACGCCGCATTGACGCCGGGCCAGCCGGCGCCGATCGGACGGCCCGTTGGTATCAGGTCCGCCTACATTCTCGACGCCGATCTCAACGTCGCACCCGTCGGTGTCACCGGCGAGCTGTTCATCGGCGGTGTTGGGCTGGCGCGAGGCTATCTGAACCGGGGTGCGCTGACGGCGGAACGGTTTGTCCCGGATCCGTTCGACGGGTGCGGCGCGCGTCTCTACCGGACCGGCGATCTTGTGCGGTGGCGGGCGGACGGCGTGATCGAGTATGTCGGCCGCGCGGACCAGCAGGTGAAGATCCGCGGCTTCCGTATCGAACTGGGAGAGATCGAGGCGCGCCTGCTCGAGCAGCGCGGCGTGCGCGCCGCCGCCGTGGTGGCACACGAGAGCAGGACCGGGCGTCAATTGATCGCCTATGCGAGCGGCGAGCCGACGCTTGATGGCCGCGCCTTGCGCGATGCGCTGTCGGCCACTCTGCCTGATTACATGGTGCCGTCGACGATCATGGTGCTCGAGCAATTGCCGCTGACCCCCAATGGCAAGATCGACCGTCGGGCTTTGCCGTCGCCGCACGAGGATGCTCAGGCCCGCCGCTTCTATGAAGCGCCCGAGGACGAAATCGAGATCGCGCTGGCGAAGATCTGGGCCGAACTGCTCGGTGTCAGCCAGGTCGGACGTAACGATCACTTCTTCGAGCTCGGAGGACACTCACTGCTGGCGGTGCGGGTGCTCAGCCGCGTGTCGCAGGAGATCGGCGTGTCGATCCCGGTTTCAGATCTGTTCATTCATCCCGACCTCGCGTCATTCGCGCGCGTCGTGTCGATCAGGCTGATCGAGCAGGCGTTCCATGCAGATGAACTCCAGGATCTGATCGCGGCGGGGCAGTGA